Genomic segment of Coffea arabica cultivar ET-39 chromosome 1e, Coffea Arabica ET-39 HiFi, whole genome shotgun sequence:
TTCTCAAGTTTTTTGGCCCAAAAGACGGTGCGCATGAGTGACAAAAATCAACTATTAATGCCCGGGGAGGCTAGAGTGTTTATCACTTATCCTTCTCCCAACTTTGATATGGATGCGCTCACCAACCCCgaaatttctgttttagttCGAACGACGGCAGAAAATATAAACTGTGTGGTGAAACAAGGAGATCATTTGAGGtacaagatgatttttggttgGCCGCAGGTGAGACTTGCCCTTGGCGTGGGGGTGGGTTCGACGATCAACATTTTCAGCTACCATGCACCAACACAAATTGTGTTGGTGATTGTGCGGGTAAATTAATATCAACTCTACATTCCTTACGGTTTCTCATTCTTGTGGATTGAAAACCTTACCAAATTATATTTCTCCGGGATGGACAAGGTGCAGCAGCTGGAGCAGCTGATGGGGCTGGTGAAACAGCTGGGGGAGCTAGTGAAGCATCTGGTGAAGACTGAATTTAGTAAGTTTCGGATTCTACCATTTAAGGTAACGCAACTTTTTTTGGTTGTTccttaatattttcaaatgattctACTTCGCTTGTTTTGGTTCGTAGTCTTCTGTCTTTTAGAATCGttacaatttttaatatatttttctggtagtCTTTTGTGGCAGAGGTCCTCCATaggacccaaaaaaaagaattggTGCAATTTAATCCTAAATGTTTCTCTTTGAATTTTCAATGAGATCATTTTGCccaaaagataaaatattgTAAAACATCTAATTTAGATTGtcatgggaaaaaaaaagtttccgTATAATGGAAACCTACCGAAAGCAAAATATTGCAGAAGTTCAATGGAGTGTAATCAAGTAATGAATAAATTGCACTTGGTGATTAATATATATCAGAATCGACACATAGTTTCATTTCCTGCAAATTTACTGCTGAACCCCtgtattgaaatttctttggtGACAAAAGAATGATAATAGTAATAGATTATTATCGAAGACAATTTGAACACGAATTAAATACCATTTTTCATCTTATTTTCTACCCTTTTCACATGGAAACTCAACTAAGCTCAGGTTGCGTATGAAAGTTGCAGTGCAAAGATCTGAACTGCCAGTGGATTCTATATCCAGATCCATAAAAAGTAGCACAGCATCAATCATTGCATCACAATGTAAAGTAAAGTTTTCAGCTTCCTTTTTCTCCCTTTCCAGCATAGCAAGGTTGTTAGAAGGAATTTTCAGGAGTTGGTCCATGCAGTATTCGGTGTCGCTAATAATTATGGCCAAGTACGATGTCGGTATTGGATCACTCTATGTGACCAAAGGAAACTCACTTGTACTAACATTCATGCATTGCATGCAACTTTCAGGCACAATGCATGCATTGCATTGCATGTATTAAGTAGTGGACTCTGTACCGAGAAAAAGCAAACTTTGGGTGATATTTTTTTCATCTCCTGCTAACCATCTCATCATGGCTGCTGGCTAGCGACCTAATTTTTCTCCCGATCTCTTTCAAATGGAGGACTATGTGGGAAATCACCCAAGTTTTTTGGCCCAAAAGACGGTGCGCATGAGTGACAAAAATCAACTATTAATTCCCGGGGAGGGTAGAGTGTTTACCACTTACCCTTCTCCCAACTTTGATATGGATGCGCTCACCAACCCCGGAATTTCTGTTTTCGTTCGAACGACGGCAGAAAATATAAACTGTGTGGTGAAACAAGGAGATCATTTGAGGTACAAGATGACTTTTGGTTGGCTGCAGGTGAGACTTGCCCTTGGCGTGGGGGTGGGTTCGACGATCAACATTTTCGGCTACCATGCACGAACACGAATTGTGCTGGTGATTGTGCGGGTAAATTAATGTCAACTCTACATTCCTTTCGTTTTCTCATTCTTGTGGGTTGAAATTCTTATCAAATTATATTTCTCCAGAATGGACAAGATGCATCAGTTGGAGCAGCTGGTGGAGCTGGTGAAGCAGCCGGTGAAGACTGAAATTATTAAGTTTCGGATTCTGCCGGTTAAGATAACGCAGCttttttggttgttttcggTGTTATTTGTTAAAGCTTGATGCCCTGTTCTTGTGTTTTCTTGCAGCAAGTGTGGCTGGTGGAGTTTCTAGAAGATGCCCTATATTaggaagaaaaaataaaagaaattgttTTGAGTAATTTGGTCCAAAATTCAGTCATTTTGTTCTTAATTGGGTTGCTATTGTATGGACAATATCAAGTGTGGTTTTAATTAATGTCTATTTCCTGTTCCAATTCTTTTTGCTGTTTGCTTAATTTTTGCCAATAAATATAACTGCCTCAGGGACATAAATTATATTGTGACCTGACTAATTTTTGTAACTGGACTCATGACCAAAAAGAATACTAATCAAAGATATCCGAAAAAGCAATATGGGAAAAGGGCATATCTTATTCTTATCCGAACTATAATAAAGCCAAGGCTTAAATCCGTGTAAAAGGAATGCTGAATCTTGGTCAGTAATTGTTGGGACTTTAAGGGCCCTTTTCTTCATTATGCTTCATAGGAAACTTAGAAAAACGGTCCCCAgctgtggtggtggtggtttaGTCGTAGCGGCAGTGGGAATTTGGCTGGTTGGCTTTGTCTGGACAGTTAGATACATATAATATGATGGTTACCTACACCACTAATTTCTCTTGGTGGGTGAATTTATAAACGCTGTTTCTTGAGGTGACTGAACTTTCTGTGGGGAAAAGCACTCCAGAAAATTTCATTGGTTGGTTGGTGGTGGACTGAAGCTTTGCTCTTCCCGGCTTGTAAGTGATTATAACATAGTTGTTGCCTTTGTTTAATTTTCCCTTCCTTTGCCTCTGATCATATATCCCTGTGCCCCTCAGGCCGGTTAGcaattttgcattttttattACTGAAAAATTGGCAAAACTGTTGCTGTCTTGCTGACCTATATTTGGCCTTTTGCAGGATCTCAAAGGGCATCCTGGAAGATGAAGTTTTACCAGATGAAAAAAGGTTGGACGTTTCCAAAGAGCATCCCTTTCAGATTCAGTGCCTTTCAGGTACTGTTAAGAACCAGATTTACCTCTATCGTCGATGACCAAAAACATGACATTTATCACTTTCTAGGCTATTCCTAAACAACATGTATATGCAAAGATCAtaatggtttgaaaaattttttagtCTCTTAATCATTTGATTACCTCTCACATGCAGGCTAAGCCAATGATATGCCTTTGGAACTTGGTGTTATAACAGATGCAACAAAAACTAGAGAACAAATAAGAACACTATAACAGTTTTGGgagaaatcaaattttattagGGTTTGGAACGAAACAGAGTTATTTACAGAATGAGTATaaggtgtatatatatacaaccaaacaaccaaacgGACTAGACCCGAAAATATGTCCAAAAACCAAGATCGAAAATAAAACAGACACGGTAACTACCCTGAACAGCTCAGTGAAAACGCAGCATAGTCGAATCGCCataggtcgaagacctgattcaAGGCATCCCAACACTTGGAAAGATTCAGCATGTTTAAACTTGAAGATGACATTAATGTCAGAGTCTACAAATTCAAACTGGTGCTAGGGCATATGATGAAGTATAGGATGATGAGAGATACTTTTCTATCCTATGGATGGCACGTGGATTAAAGTTTCGGTTTCAAGACATACTAAGAATTGAAGGGACAAATAAAATCATACTCCatgtatttttttctttttttgctatACAATTCAACAGAGAGGAGACGAGAGCAGGTCCAAATTGCAAGCACAAAATTGTCATACTATAGTGACTCGCATAGAAACTAACAACGGTTAATTAAAAAGTCGGAACTGCCATACTTtaataagaaagaaaacaagggcACCATCATTATGGAGTCAAGAAACGCCACAAAATAGTTTAGTGTTTAGATAAACTCTCATCTAGGGCTCTGCGTGTCATTTTCAACAACAATTAGAACTCAAATTTAACTCACTAATCGTACATTGTGTAAGGCAAAAATATAGGACTGCTTAATTTTGACAAGTAATTAATGGAGGCGTAAACAGTCAATAAGACCTTAGTTATACAAGGCCACTTTTACAAAATGCCAAAGTTAAGTTGCTTACTGGCTCTGCATGTTTCACCTTCTTCTTTTGGAATAGAGTACTAAATGAAAGCGGATTTGTGATTAAATAACACAaggatttaaaattttaaaagacgagagaaaaaaaaattggcattGTCTACCAGAAGTTTCGTCTAGGGCCTAGTATCCATTTGCACAAATAAGGTGATTTGAACATACAAAAACCTCACTTGCTAAATTACATTTTTCTCTGGGATGTTCAAATACAGCTCTCTTTTTGGACTTGTCCAAAATCAAATTTCGCCACATTTATCTCATAATGgcaatattattattttgaaacATCATAATCGCAATATTATTGAGTTACACTTAGAACCCTCAATCAATCAAAAGCGAGTCCCTAGCCTAAATAGTAGTTGTAGTGTTCCTAAGAAAAATTGAAATCGAATTTGTGAGTGAGTAAATAATGGAGGGATTTAAATGACAAGGGATAAAATTGGGACATTAACCTTATTATGGTAATATTTCTAAGTGATACTCAGAATCCCCAATTAACTAAAACTGAGATCCTAGCCTAAATTGTAGTGCTTTACTTTCAAAATTGTCCTTTTAAGTCTCTCTATCAACTGACTCATAAAACACCAACAAAACCACCTAAACTTTGAAGCAAGAATTTCTTTGAAACAATATACGAAAGGACAAAAAATCTTGGAAGCAAGTTTACATGAGAGAGGATCTAAACGAGAAGGCATAAAATTGGGACACTCAGCTTATTATGGCAATAATATTTCTAAGTGATACTCAGAATCCTCAATGAATTGAAACCGAGATCCTAGCCTAAATTGTAGTGCTTTACTTTCAAAATTGTCCTTTTAAGTCTCTCTACAGATTGAATTGGCTCATAAAACCTAGCACAGTCACATAAACTTTGAAGCAAGAATTTCTTCAAAACAATatacgaaagaaaagaaaagttcttGGGAGTGAGTTTAACATTGAGAGAGGAAGATGGCAGAACTCCCAATTGAGATAGTGACTGACGTACTATCAAGGCTTCCTTTGAAAGCCTCTTCAGATGCAAGTGTGTCTGCAAGACATGGTGCAACTTACTATTGGATTCTTGGTTCGTGAAATTGTGGGAAACTAAGTGGAGAAAACTCCGTTTCTTTTACGTACAAGATTTAGCATGTTCCCGTGATGGAAATCGCTGTACCCTCCAATTTACATCCGCAGATGAAGGCCGTAGCATTGTGCAAGAATTCACCAAGGAAGGAAAATGTTGCAGGGGTGGAGGAAACTACTATACGGGTGGAGGACGGAACATGGTGTTGGTCCCCTGCAACGGCCTACTGTGTATTTACAAAATATACATCTTACGTGGGATGATTGGGCCTTTTTATTTATGTAATCCTATAACTCACCAATTTGTAATCCTCCCAGAGTGCTCTCCACAAACATGGGGTCATGCAATTGGTTTTGGACATGTACCTTCTACGGGAGAGTACAAAGTTGTAAGAATATTCACTGCAGAATTTGTGCACGGAGACGACATAGACGGTGATTTCGGTTGTGAAATCTTTAGCATTAAACGTGAAGGCAATTATTATTCATCATCAGATTCTTGGAGAGTCATTAATCGATCCAAGTGCCCATATCCAATGCGTAATACCGCTGTTTTTGTTAATGGACGTCTTCACTGGATAGTCAATACTGACTGTCCTTTTCCACCAGATCATGATAATGCCATAATTTTCTTCGATTTGGCTAGTGAAACTTTTGGGTATGTCCCCCATCCTCCAGATTACGAGCATGAACAAGAAAGGTCCATTTATGTGTTGGATTTGGCAGGTACCCTTAGCCTACTTAAGTTTGAAGAGTATGAAAATCTGATTCGACTATGGATGCTTGATGATTATGACAAAGGCATCTGGACCGAAACACATTACATCATGATAGACCCTCTGCCTTGGGAAGACGATATAAGCTTTAAATTTATGGTGGGCAGGGAATTATTGATGGCACCTTGGCATTGTAAATACAGACTCTACTACAACATTGACACGCGAACTTTTAGAAGAGTTGAAAAGCCTGAGCCTGCAGGATCTCATGGGTGGACTTTTCGATACTGCTGGGAAAGCTATGAAGATCTGATGGAAAATCACAAAGTACTAGCATTATGTTAGGAATCTTggtattcttttcatttttgttccCTAGTTTATCTATTTCtgcttgtactttttttttccctcctttaTGAGGATAGCAATACACTTTTTGCCTTGTTTAATATATATTTCAATTCTTGTATTCATAAATATTTTTGCCAATTTACTTACAGATCATAGAGACATGAGTTGAGTTTCTAGCTAGCCGCAACATAGGTAAATTGCATATAATTCCTTGTGGCTTTTCATGTACCCACATGACTTGCATATAATCCGCTATGTTTTCTAAGGATTAGAATTTTATGCAAACTCAAGAAAATCAAGGGAAaacttaaaccaaaaaattatttgaaacgATAAATAAATCAATACTTCAATGTATTGTTCCATTATTGATCCAAATTTTAGAGTTGACAACTAGATAGACAGCCAGAGTTTTTATCTATCTTTAGATACCCCACACCCCTTCTTCATTTGCTGGCCTTCTCCTTAGCATGCAGATCAGAAAAGTAGCCCTTAGGATTGTTCTCAAAGCCAGTCCTTGATATATATGCTCCATCACCACCAGGAGCCTTCATTAGATCATTGTTGCCACCTTTGTTAGTCCCATCAAAACTGCTATTGCCACCACCAGCTCCTCCACCTACTCCAGTTTCTTTGCTGCCATTTTTGTTATCCATCCCAAATGCCCTTCAACCTTAATCGCTAAAAGAATAGTTGTAGTAGtagcaaataataattttgATGCTGATGTATACTTTGGTTAGAAGATGAGGGGGATTTATATGggcataatttgattaggatggaATTAATGGCTGCACTTGAAATGATAATTTTTTCTTGTGAATTTACCAGTCAAATGCATGACTGCATGGGGAGACTACTTTGACTACACTGATTTTTTAGCGTATGACATTCAATTCAAGTAATTTGTCCCCAGTTTTCAAGTTATTGGGGGTCATAACGAAACCTCAGAATTATGAATGCCGTTCCCTTGTAGTTGTGTTCAAATTAGGGAATTTATATATAAGGGAAAAGAATTCTTATTTTCTAGTATCCTTAATATTTTCAAAAGATTCTACTTCGCTTGTTTCGGGTCGTAGTCTTCTGTCTTTCAGAATCGTTACAATTTTTAATATGTTTTTCTGGTAGTCTTTTGTGGCAGAGGCCCTCCATaggaccccaaaaaaaaaagaatcggTGCAATTTAATCCTAAATGTTTCTCTTTGAATTTTCAATGAGATCATTTTGCCCAAAAAGGTAAAATATTGTAAAACATCTAATTTAGATTGCCATGGGGAAAAAAAGTTTCCGTATACTGGAAATCTACCGAAAGCAAAATATTGTAGAAGTTCAACGGAGTGTAATCAagtaataaataaattacaCTTGGCGATTAATATATATCAGAATCTACACGCAGTTTTATTTCCTGTAAATTTACTGTTGAACCCCTGTATTGAAATTTCTTCGGTGACAAAAGAATGGTAATAGTAATAGATTATTATCGAAGACAATTTGAACACGAATTAAGACATCGTTTTTCATCTTATTTTCTTCCCTTTCCACATGGAAACTCAACTAAGCTCAGGTTGCGTATGAAAGTTGCAGTGCAAAGATCTGAAATGCCAGTGGATTCTGTATCCAGATCCATAACAAGTAGCACAACATCAATCACTGCATCACAATGTAAAACAAAGTTTCCAGCTTCCTTTTTCTCCCTTTCCTATTTATGAGCACAGCAAAACCTTGTTATTTGATTGAGAAATTTCAAGTGATAAATTTAACTCTCTGAAGTatttttaaccaaagaaaaacCCTTGCTATTTTTGATACTCTAATAATATGCCACTAAACACATAGTGCAAATCTCTTGTACCATacgtttatttattttagtggGAATGGTACAAAAGTAATGGAAGATTGTTTTCAACCATGCAATATTTACCTTCCTTGGAAAATTCTtggaataatttcagaaacctcccttgagatttttgacaatttcactgaactcccctgagatttcaataattacatagACCTCCCTTGGTCCAATCAAATGACTAAAATGTCCTCCACTTAATAGTTAATTTATAAAGGGacatttaaaattgaaaaatatttctTATTATTCTACTTGCCATCTTCTAATCTCAAAAAATAATCTCCatcaattttctaattttcatctcttcctctctccctccctccctctatcatactcttctctttttttctcctaCAACTGTTTCTCCCTCCCACCAAATATCGCGCGTCATTGTTACCAACCATACCACGATCAATTTTTTACCATCTACAAAATTTATCtgtattttttgttttcctgTCTCTTTCTtactaaaaaaattttagaccctttttttttttcccaattgtTTTATTCTTTACAAATGTTAGCCAATTGAAGTTACCAAATTAAAAAGGTGTAGGCTGTGGATTTTATTGTCAAACTAGGGGAAGATGAAAAAGGTCGTAGTGAtataggaaaaaaatgaaattgagagTTGGAACATAAAGAGGTGACTATTATATTtgttaataaaaaaaagtcTAGCAATTACTCATTGGTTCtctcttttatttacttattaattgtaattttactataaagGTAGAATTTTGTCTCTATTTTCTAAGAGTGCTAGAGCAATGATGAATTATATTTTTGGGGACATGGGGGCATTTCTTAGTTTAATATTGGTAGTGGTGGTAGTGAGTTGCATTAGCCAAGAATTAGCAAGTAATGAATTTTAAGATAAGTTGGAGTAACTGGACTTTGTTTGTTTTAGCAAGTATGACCCGTACAAGAAATTAAAGATTAAaactttgttttattttgtcTTGTTCTCTGAAAAAGGGtattttaagatatttgtgAAAAATTATAAACTATTGGGTCTATATTGTTACATAAACCTTAAAAGcaagggaggtatgtgtaatttttgaaaattaaggGGACTCTTCGTAATTGCtagaaatctcaagggaggttacTGAAGGGTTGAAAAGCCGGAGCCTGCAGCATGTGATGCTGGGACAGCTATGAAGATCTGATGAAAAATTACAAAGTATTGGCACTATGGTAGAACTCTTGGtggatttttggtttatttttccagtttatcgACTTGGATTTTACTATTAAGATAGTTTCAAGTGTTAATTTTTTGACAATAGTAAAACTGATTcaggaaaatattaaaatgcAGAGGATAACGAAAGTGAGTGTATGCATACATATGCCAAGTTAGATGCGATTTAGGTTTCTTAACATTATAAATCCTACTAAATTTTGCatatttctctgtttttctttttctttttttaaaaaagataaGTTATGCACTTTTGCTATGTTTAGAATATTCTAATTCTTTCCTTCCTAATTTTTTCCCTACATATGTACATATAATTAAATCTTCACAGCTTGACTTCTCTAGTAAAACAATAtcaatttttctaaatttgaggttagattattgtatattttgtaACAGCATAGTAACATCTGGAACGGTAGATTGGTGATTGAAAGAGTAATTTGAGCATCTGACTAGTTGGAAAGGAAAAAAGTTagtctttaaattttttttcctttttgtaaatATTACGATTTTTAAATATAAATCTTGgtaaatttgtttacaaatcaaaggatgttcaagcaaaggaaaataatgaagagtTGACAATTTTACTTCTTTAATTCCACTGGCATCTATCGTTTCACAACGTCTCATCAgtcttgtgagaacccgtaatttgcattttctaggttttcgcatttttcatggcttgttttatgcattttcgtgattagaaaaaaattctagatattgttaaggagtagatatagtttttagatgatttttctagtatcgaataggttttgagaaattaagagcgtatactggatgtgggacccactagtgcgaaaagttcagaaaaattcggccaactaggttaagttttgaatactggaattaaattaCCAGGTGTTATGaaatatttagaggttgccaagtggataggtgtgagagagacaaaagttaggcaaaccattaatgcatgtgacatgtgtcacttagagattaaattctacttttgacttactattcatgcttttaccattttaccaaaataactcaaaaatttgacccaaaaattcccacaaatatcaagctcatagccggccctcattagagagaaaagaaaagaaaagctcttccaaaatttgatccaaacttgctcaatcttccactcctaccgtttaattttggttttgctccacaaaactcctccacttggtgattttaaagtgattggtgaagttggttgaaaagctaaggtgaccaatagctctctctctcttgttttaaaggtaagttgtgaagaaccaccctcctcctttaattgatgcttaaatcatgcttagtggttgtatgagatgcaaatttatgggttatttcttgatttgtggttgaaatgatgaagttttattatttttggggatttttctgttttaatataagcatgattgtgtggctatctatgatgattggaaatggtctatattgactctaggaggtgggaaaagtgattaattgcaaccaatttctgttttggaagaaaattgaaaaacctagggttcttaagggagcattctgtccgaatttttaggtcctatatagaggccgaattggccttatctcaaaacatgaaagttgtagggaatgacattttaaagggtcctacaaaatttcaggtcaatcggagtagtgtggaatgagaaaagtcgaaattactattgctgttctggttttacccgaatgtaagaattgcgcctgtaattggttgttttggtcaggattgcttccgaattggttgttgaggtcttatgatgaaatgtaaacctgtttcttatctttcagccggttttggaatttctggatttggacttggatagcctgatttatgatctttccgctagaatgcgttttgtgaatctgtttttccggttctggtgtagtttcttgcatgtttgacctagttaccctcgaaactggactgagtggccttcttcaatattgtagcctcttatgtcctgaatatatctgaaaaatttccagtcaaacggatctgtgtagctcgagttataaccaaaacactcgcacctgttttgtaccctgaaattgtgtacgttttgaatttcagcctctgaccgtgcattttttggttttgatcctgtacgatctgggtgttgactacttcataagaaatgtatatcttcgttttagcttcgaaacggtataaagtgcgtcgaattccgagttccgtagcttccgttatgaccaaaacaagattgatcgtcagaactgcctttgatctggacagttctgacgggtactttggcactcaattttcgttctgttctgaatggattcaggtcttgaccaaaacatcaaagttttagccttatgtctcagctttcaaatgcctttggaattttctgatttcgatttgtgagctgggagttatggtccggccaacataccctgttcgtcactctaaagtgcgaatttcttgaacgattttccatactttcgacctatttctgttcagatccggacttagttgtcttcatgaaaatagtagcccttcttcttagcttcgcaacggcacctcatgtaccttgatccgacattcctacgctaacttttgatcaaaacggtttgagaaggcagatttgaccatttccgtttgccgttccgcgcgggcgcgtgcacccgttttgccgtttccacacttgcatgtgccgattttgccgttttgcttgttttaagtatgttagtagccgtttgtgatatattgtgacacaatcttcaatttcagacgttggtgagctaggtggagccggtggggcctactagctactcctcgcggcacgaatttcgtacttttactcttttgttcgttgtgtaagtattcaggccgctcttatgtgttagttgcttatgtgttttgatatgtatgaaaagggtacctaggcgagggtgtactttatcgcactcgacctaaaccctaatttacgcacacatttgtatatgacatatgtatatgaatcattttggaactaaaccccttgagcttgtggctcggggtgacttttgaataattttgtgaagtttgtgagtttggggttgatcttccgaccgagatggactattcgagccagtcagggcttggtcgaagccagtccaacttagtctgaggtcaccaagtttgtgaatccggttcaccgagaatgtggaccaagtttgtgacccgagcttgtgactcaagctcaagtttgtgatttcgttcgcccgggcaagtttgtgaggtgactggccagtgagggtgataaggtgttcggtgggtgtacaagtgaagtttctacggaccttatttatggtcgacggagtgtcgacaggagatcacgcatggcaaatgacttggctttggagccacctgtatccttattatgtgatgttacttttctgcttttgctttactcttactgtgcaaTTGTTGTTACGtgagatttacgcttttgcccctgtttacttactaagcatatagcttacccctttccttttgttttccttagcaggggccgacgcggggacttttgacacatacactagtatagttaggtttgattgtaacagtcggacagttaggatgtttgtttttgttttggtggtttatataagaaccctccatagggtctaccttctgctggttgttattctaatgtattagagtggtttgactcgatacttttgaagatgtaaatagaactcttttggcgttagatatcttgtgaatagtatgcttgtaggtttatttaattttattgttttaaaattttgagtcccggcgagagttgggcaggcggcccgccgaaccctctagttcgccttagggggaggtggggctgtcacagttggtatcagagcctgcttcgcgtggtctctgcgcggagtgagcttgggctgagtggtgaatgggtatgaaggattaagtgctcgttcgagcataagctatgaaccctgaagtgttattggtcttcaatctttcttatggtatctaaggaccatagataggtatgtcgggcaagaatttcgatttgtagatggtttactctggggactggccagctcgagatgtgaactatcttatttcggattctcgtgcccgagtactccagaattgaggcgatgcaagctactaggtatttgagccttgtattttggaaacgagccttgtattttggaaacatgaacaggctttgtctgaccagaatgagcacaagagattaatggacatctagtttggatagtaagtgacgtgagagaccagatgggctgatactgggacgacttcaccttttcctttt
This window contains:
- the LOC140016773 gene encoding F-box protein At3g07870-like; amino-acid sequence: MAELPIEIVTDVLSRLPLKASSDASVSARHGATYYWILDEGRSIVQEFTKEGKCCRGGGNYYTGGGRNMVLVPCNGLLCIYKIYILRGMIGPFYLCNPITHQFVILPECSPQTWGHAIGFGHVPSTGEYKVVRIFTAEFVHGDDIDGDFGCEIFSIKREGNYYSSSDSWRVINRSKCPYPMRNTAVFVNGRLHWIVNTDCPFPPDHDNAIIFFDLASETFGYVPHPPDYEHEQERSIYVLDLAGTLSLLKFEEYENLIRLWMLDDYDKGIWTETHYIMIDPLPWEDDISFKFMVGRELLMAPWHCKYRLYYNIDTRTFRRVEKPEPAGSHGWTFRYCWESYEDLMENHKVLALC